One Aegilops tauschii subsp. strangulata cultivar AL8/78 chromosome 7, Aet v6.0, whole genome shotgun sequence genomic window carries:
- the LOC109763753 gene encoding GDSL esterase/lipase APG isoform X2 — MSSRCLLLLAIFLSTQPTGQSGEEGPAVPALMVFGDSLVDVGNNNYIFTIAKANFPPYGRDFKDHVATGRFCNGKLLIDFIAEKVGFNGSPLAYLSPEASGQNLLLGANFASAASGYNDHGTLIYFKDYQAKLAVVAGSSHARSIISGSLYIICAGSCDFVYNYYINPFLDTNQTAEQFSDRLVGMFNNSVTQLYEMGARRIGVFSLPPFGCFPMAITLYGHGRSGCVSRLNNDAQYYNMKLKAAVDSLSKKYHDLKIVVLDMYAPLYNLATSPVSQGFTEAKRACCGTGTVEASILCNSLLPGTCPSARTYVFWDVWHPSEAANKVVVDSLVDEINNLVA, encoded by the exons ATGTCGTCGAGGTGCTTGCTGCTCCTGGCTATCTTCCTTTCGACGCAGCCAACGGGGCAGAGCGGTGAGGAAGGGCCAGCGGTTCCGGCGCTGATGGTGTTCGGCGACTCGCTGGTGGATGTAGGCAACAACAACTACATCTTTACCATCGCCAAAGCCAACTTCCCTCCCTATGGCAGGGACTTCAAAGACCATGTCGCCACAGGAAGGTTCTGCAACGGCAAGCTGCTTATCGATTTCATAG CTGAAAAGGTTGGGTTCAATGGCTCTCCGCTGGCCTATCTCAGCCCAGAAGCATCAGGACAGAACCTTCTTCTTGGAGCTAACTTCGCATCTGCTGCATCTGGCTACAATGACCATGGGACTCTGATT TACTTCAAAGACTACCAAGCTAAGCTGGCGGTGGTGGCTGGGAGCAGCCATGCTCGCTCCATCATCTCCGGCTCACTCTACATCATCTGCGCCGGTTCATGTGACTTTGTCTACAACTATTACATCAACCCTTTCCTCGACACGAACCAAACCGCAGAACAATTCTCAGACCGCCTCGTCGGGATGTTCAACAACAGTGTGACG CAACTTTACGAGATGGGAGCCCGACGCATCGGCGTCTTCTCCCTGCCACCCTTTGGTTGTTTTCCCATGGCGATCACATTGTATGGTCATGGGAGGAGCGGATGTGTGTCTAGGCTCAACAACGACGCCCAATATTACAACATGAAGTTGAAAGCTGCTGTTGACTCACTATCAAAGAAGTACCATGATCTCAAGATTGTGGTTCTCGACATGTATGCGCCTTTGTACAACCTCGCTACCTCTCCTGTATCGCAAG GGTTCACCGAGGCGAAGCGGGCTTGCTGTGGCACAGGGACGGTGGAGGCGTCAATCCTTTGCAACTCCCTGTTACCTGGGACTTGTCCGAGCGCACGGACATATGTGTTCTGGGACGTTTGGCATCCGTCAGAGGCAGCAAACAAAGTTGTTGTGGACTCTCTCGTAGATGAAATCAACAACCTGGTTGCATAA
- the LOC141026806 gene encoding probable F-box protein At1g44080 — protein sequence MEAAQFGPWSDLVPELLGLVLKRLPSLADRVRLRAVCHPWRSNSISKTLPFPFPWLTLPDGTFLSIPGSEVHRMPLPDGARGHGSVDNRLFLMSSDGACSLVNPFSKTTLELPNLVTVWQSEIDNHAELGHFPAVSYKLVAPSSLDASPKSFAAALIIGNGYSLDLCIIQPPSVTYSFRGTRTEDPTILADLAFFNGRLYVVSEFFKLFIVDFSENLGSKPNMECLIDSMGDYHRTPPYLTKKEFYGLWQHLVECGGRLLMVQRFTKSQGFRNSQTVGFNVLEADLRTNPGQWRLVSDLGGHALFLGKQSSKSLPAGESSGSQEDCIYFICDYPCPEASADPLRDAGIYNVRNATIMPLLSGNPAVPQRQAGQWGLTWFFPPEAV from the coding sequence ATGGAGGCTGCACAGTTTGGACCTTGGTCAGATCTTGTGCCGGAACTCTTGGGCCTTGTCCTGAAGCGCCTCCCTTCCTTAGCGGACCGTGTTCGCCTGAGGGCAGTCTGTCACCCATGGCGCTCTAATAGTATATCGAAGACCCTTCCCTTTCCATTCCCTTGGCTCACCCTCCCCGATGGAACCTTCCTAAGCATCCCAGGCAGTGAGGTTCACCGCATGCCTCTACCCGATGGTGCTCGTGGGCACGGCTCCGTTGACAACAGGCTATTCCTCATGAGCAGTGATGGTGCATGTTCATTGGTGAACCCTTTCTCCAAGACCACATTGGAGCTTCCTAATCTAGTCACTGTTTGGCAGAGCGAGATAGATAACCATGCTGAACTTGGTCATTTCCCAGCTGTTTCCTATAAGTTGGTGGCTCCCTCGTCCCTGGACGCATCACCAAAGTCCTTTGCTGCTGCGCTGATCATTGGCAATGGTTATTCTCTTGATCTTTGTATTATCCAACCACCTTCCGTCACTTACTCGTTCAGAGGCACAAGAACTGAGGACCCAACAATATTAGCGGACCTTGCGTTCTTCAATGGAAGGCTGTACGTGGTGTCTGAGTTTTTCAAGCTTTTCATCGTTGATTTCAGCGAGAACCTTGGTAGTAAGCCAAACATGGAATGCCTGATTGACTCTATGGGTGATTATCACAGAACGCCTCCATACCTGACTAAAAAGGAGTTCTATGGACTTTGGCAGCATTTAGTGGAGTGTGGTGGTAGGCTACTGATGGTGCAACGATTTACAAAGTCACAGGGTTTTAGGAATTCTCAAACTGTTGGATTTAATGTCCTTGAGGCAGACTTGCGCACTAACCCTGGTCAGTGGAGACTGGTGAGTGATTTGGGTGGCCATGCGCTCTTTCTTGGCAAGCAAAGCTCGAAGTCCCTGCCTGCTGGAGAAAGCAGTGGATCCCAGGAGGACTGCATCTACTTCATCTGCGACTATCCTTGTCCGGAGGCTTCTGCAGACCCTCTTCGTGATGCTGGCATATATAACGTGAGAAATGCGACGATTATGCCATTACTTTCAGGGAATCCTGCAGTACCGCAGCGCCAAGCCGGCCAGTGGGGCCTGACATGGTTTTTTCCTCCTGAAGCTGTATGA
- the LOC109763753 gene encoding GDSL esterase/lipase APG isoform X1, whose product MSSRCLLLLAIFLSTQPTGQSGEEGPAVPALMVFGDSLVDVGNNNYIFTIAKANFPPYGRDFKDHVATGRFCNGKLLIDFIAEKVGFNGSPLAYLSPEASGQNLLLGANFASAASGYNDHGTLIKAISVSQQLKYFKDYQAKLAVVAGSSHARSIISGSLYIICAGSCDFVYNYYINPFLDTNQTAEQFSDRLVGMFNNSVTQLYEMGARRIGVFSLPPFGCFPMAITLYGHGRSGCVSRLNNDAQYYNMKLKAAVDSLSKKYHDLKIVVLDMYAPLYNLATSPVSQGFTEAKRACCGTGTVEASILCNSLLPGTCPSARTYVFWDVWHPSEAANKVVVDSLVDEINNLVA is encoded by the exons ATGTCGTCGAGGTGCTTGCTGCTCCTGGCTATCTTCCTTTCGACGCAGCCAACGGGGCAGAGCGGTGAGGAAGGGCCAGCGGTTCCGGCGCTGATGGTGTTCGGCGACTCGCTGGTGGATGTAGGCAACAACAACTACATCTTTACCATCGCCAAAGCCAACTTCCCTCCCTATGGCAGGGACTTCAAAGACCATGTCGCCACAGGAAGGTTCTGCAACGGCAAGCTGCTTATCGATTTCATAG CTGAAAAGGTTGGGTTCAATGGCTCTCCGCTGGCCTATCTCAGCCCAGAAGCATCAGGACAGAACCTTCTTCTTGGAGCTAACTTCGCATCTGCTGCATCTGGCTACAATGACCATGGGACTCTGATT AAAGCCATCTCTGTCTCTCAACAATTGAAGTACTTCAAAGACTACCAAGCTAAGCTGGCGGTGGTGGCTGGGAGCAGCCATGCTCGCTCCATCATCTCCGGCTCACTCTACATCATCTGCGCCGGTTCATGTGACTTTGTCTACAACTATTACATCAACCCTTTCCTCGACACGAACCAAACCGCAGAACAATTCTCAGACCGCCTCGTCGGGATGTTCAACAACAGTGTGACG CAACTTTACGAGATGGGAGCCCGACGCATCGGCGTCTTCTCCCTGCCACCCTTTGGTTGTTTTCCCATGGCGATCACATTGTATGGTCATGGGAGGAGCGGATGTGTGTCTAGGCTCAACAACGACGCCCAATATTACAACATGAAGTTGAAAGCTGCTGTTGACTCACTATCAAAGAAGTACCATGATCTCAAGATTGTGGTTCTCGACATGTATGCGCCTTTGTACAACCTCGCTACCTCTCCTGTATCGCAAG GGTTCACCGAGGCGAAGCGGGCTTGCTGTGGCACAGGGACGGTGGAGGCGTCAATCCTTTGCAACTCCCTGTTACCTGGGACTTGTCCGAGCGCACGGACATATGTGTTCTGGGACGTTTGGCATCCGTCAGAGGCAGCAAACAAAGTTGTTGTGGACTCTCTCGTAGATGAAATCAACAACCTGGTTGCATAA